The proteins below come from a single Desulfomicrobium escambiense DSM 10707 genomic window:
- a CDS encoding DUF3427 domain-containing protein — MQHPVPGIYDALLDELLRESLNRHPELRTIFGKIDQEEQPSRYAAFVARVLEQSLREESDPQRRLALCNEILGQVASQPGKEHLRKHCLVPGQKPLLLEISPPNFGQPGIPRPHTSLSESSLFTGSPQEPQLAHELNEEMRSADGVDILLSFIKWSGLRLLMASFEDLRARRIPVRVITTSYMGASDARAVEWLAALPNVQVRVSYDTERTRLHAKAYHFRRKTGFSTAYIGSANMSHAAITSGLEWNLKITAQDMAHILEKFSIEFETYWNSREFIPFDPKNPTPFRTAIARARNPQLDAPTVFFDLCPHPFQERILEALQRERSLHDRWKNLVIAATGTGKTVIAAFDFKQFYEEQKRQAKLLFVAHRQEILQQALATFRQVLRDQNFGELQVGSHNAGRLEHLFCSINMLSTRQLWEHVGPTFYDYIVIDEAHHGVANSYRPVFDHFESKVLLGLTATPERMDGGNVAADFGNRFTAEIRLPEALEEKLLCPFHYFGVADPIAINGDQFWSNGRYDESALENVYVLDGARAQQRVETIISALHRYEPELHTLKGIGFCVTIRHAQFMADQLSLRGLPSAAFVSGLNGHDCADLLTKLKTGALSFLFTVDKLSEGVDVPEVNTILFLRPTESLTVFLQQLGRGLRHAPEKDCLTVLDFVGQAHRRFRADSKFKALLPRHRFAIDKEVELDFPHLPAGCSIQLDRLSREYVLENIRENLRRLAVQVPERLHSFTSETGQNLTFGNFIRYHDYEPEVLLTKETWSGWKAKALLAPIPADPDLNRLKKALIRAAFISGPCEAALYRQILRRIIAGHVSEAVTLAGDSIFLIYYRIWGDKGNNVSIASLEEAFSRLAANPTICADLDEILAWSQETSHTAGHRIRLPFACPLELHAFYGIKEIQAALGKANLESAGQTGVGVLHFAEIKTFALLVTFQKTEKEFSPSTMYADYPINRELVHWESQANTAQHHADGQNLIHHQDRGYTILLFARGQKKRNGITAPFTCLGPVQLVNFESERPIKMVWKLEHPMPVEMFEDNRKGG, encoded by the coding sequence ATGCAACACCCTGTGCCAGGTATCTACGATGCACTTCTTGACGAACTGCTTCGGGAATCATTGAATCGTCATCCTGAACTGCGGACTATCTTCGGCAAGATCGATCAGGAAGAGCAGCCAAGCCGTTATGCCGCTTTTGTGGCCAGAGTGCTGGAGCAGTCTCTGCGCGAAGAATCAGATCCGCAACGACGGCTGGCCTTGTGCAATGAAATTCTCGGACAGGTTGCCAGCCAGCCGGGCAAGGAGCATCTGCGCAAGCATTGCCTTGTTCCGGGACAAAAACCTCTTCTTCTTGAAATATCTCCACCGAATTTTGGTCAACCCGGCATTCCGCGCCCACACACGTCCCTCTCGGAAAGCAGCCTGTTTACGGGCTCGCCACAGGAGCCACAGCTTGCCCATGAACTGAACGAAGAAATGCGCTCGGCAGATGGCGTGGATATTCTGCTCTCGTTCATCAAATGGTCCGGCCTGCGCCTCTTGATGGCCTCATTTGAAGATTTGCGTGCACGACGCATTCCGGTTCGCGTGATCACGACGTCGTACATGGGGGCGTCAGATGCCAGGGCCGTGGAATGGCTCGCAGCCCTGCCGAACGTCCAGGTTCGCGTTTCCTACGATACGGAGCGCACCAGACTGCACGCAAAGGCGTACCACTTTCGACGAAAAACCGGATTCTCAACGGCCTACATTGGCTCGGCCAACATGTCGCACGCCGCCATCACCAGCGGCCTGGAGTGGAATCTGAAGATCACTGCGCAGGACATGGCGCATATCCTTGAAAAATTTTCCATCGAGTTTGAAACATACTGGAATAGCCGCGAGTTCATCCCCTTCGACCCGAAGAACCCGACTCCATTTCGCACAGCCATTGCGCGGGCGAGAAACCCGCAACTTGATGCCCCGACGGTCTTTTTCGATCTTTGCCCCCATCCTTTTCAGGAACGCATCCTTGAGGCGCTACAAAGGGAGCGATCGCTTCACGACCGGTGGAAAAATCTGGTGATTGCCGCCACGGGTACCGGAAAGACGGTCATCGCCGCGTTCGACTTCAAGCAGTTTTATGAAGAACAAAAACGCCAGGCGAAACTGCTCTTCGTGGCCCACCGGCAGGAAATCCTGCAGCAAGCCCTGGCAACGTTCCGTCAGGTCTTGAGAGACCAGAACTTCGGGGAGTTGCAGGTCGGCTCCCATAACGCCGGCCGTCTGGAACACCTGTTCTGCTCCATCAACATGCTCTCAACGCGGCAACTGTGGGAACACGTCGGTCCTACGTTTTACGACTATATCGTCATAGACGAAGCCCACCACGGAGTGGCCAACAGCTACAGGCCAGTATTCGACCACTTCGAATCAAAGGTTCTCCTCGGACTCACGGCGACTCCCGAGCGCATGGACGGCGGCAACGTGGCGGCGGATTTCGGCAATCGCTTTACTGCAGAAATCCGTCTTCCCGAGGCCTTGGAAGAAAAACTTCTCTGCCCGTTCCATTATTTCGGCGTTGCCGATCCCATTGCCATCAATGGCGACCAGTTTTGGAGCAATGGCCGTTACGATGAATCGGCCCTCGAAAATGTCTACGTCTTGGATGGCGCCCGTGCCCAACAACGTGTTGAAACTATCATTTCCGCTTTGCACCGTTACGAACCCGAACTGCATACCCTCAAAGGAATCGGGTTCTGCGTGACGATCCGGCATGCGCAATTCATGGCCGACCAACTCAGCCTACGCGGGCTGCCTTCGGCAGCTTTCGTCTCCGGTCTGAATGGACACGATTGTGCCGACCTGCTGACCAAATTGAAAACTGGCGCGCTTTCGTTCCTGTTCACGGTCGACAAGCTCAGCGAAGGCGTGGACGTGCCCGAAGTCAATACGATCCTCTTTTTGCGCCCGACCGAGAGCCTGACCGTTTTTCTCCAACAGCTCGGACGCGGTCTGCGTCATGCCCCGGAGAAAGACTGCCTCACGGTCCTCGACTTTGTCGGTCAGGCGCACCGCCGGTTCCGCGCAGACAGCAAATTCAAGGCCCTCCTCCCCAGGCACCGTTTTGCCATCGACAAGGAGGTGGAACTCGATTTCCCACATCTGCCTGCCGGCTGCTCCATTCAGCTTGACCGGCTGTCGAGGGAATACGTCCTGGAGAACATCCGAGAGAACCTGAGGCGCCTTGCCGTCCAGGTACCCGAACGCCTCCACTCTTTCACCAGCGAGACGGGTCAGAACCTGACATTCGGAAATTTCATCCGCTACCATGACTACGAGCCAGAGGTGCTACTGACCAAAGAAACATGGAGCGGCTGGAAGGCAAAGGCGCTACTGGCCCCGATTCCCGCAGATCCGGACTTGAACAGGTTGAAGAAGGCGTTGATTCGCGCGGCGTTCATCAGCGGACCATGCGAAGCGGCGCTCTATCGCCAGATTCTTCGCAGGATCATCGCGGGACATGTTTCCGAGGCCGTAACGCTGGCCGGTGATTCGATATTTCTGATCTACTACCGAATTTGGGGTGACAAAGGGAACAACGTTAGCATTGCCTCACTTGAAGAGGCGTTCTCGCGATTGGCGGCAAACCCCACGATCTGCGCCGATCTGGACGAGATACTGGCATGGTCGCAGGAAACCAGCCATACAGCAGGCCATAGAATACGACTTCCCTTTGCCTGCCCGCTGGAATTGCATGCCTTTTACGGCATCAAGGAGATTCAAGCGGCCCTCGGCAAAGCAAATTTGGAATCAGCCGGTCAAACTGGCGTAGGAGTGCTGCATTTTGCGGAAATCAAAACCTTCGCGCTGCTTGTGACATTCCAAAAAACAGAAAAAGAGTTTTCACCAAGCACCATGTACGCGGACTACCCGATCAACCGCGAACTGGTGCATTGGGAGTCCCAGGCCAACACCGCCCAACATCATGCTGACGGCCAGAACCTGATCCATCACCAGGACCGCGGCTACACGATCCTTCTCTTTGCCCGCGGCCAGAAGAAAAGAAACGGGATCACAGCCCCCTTCACCTGTCTGGGACCGGTGCAACTGGTGAACTTCGAGAGTGAACGACCGATCAAGATGGTCTGGAAATTGGAACACCCGATGCCTGTCGAAATGTTCGAGGACAACAGAAAAGGCGGCTAA
- a CDS encoding (deoxy)nucleoside triphosphate pyrophosphohydrolase has protein sequence MDNNLCSTKKHIHVTCAIIERDGLVLATKRSAAMSMPNKWEFPGGKIDPGETAEECLRRELYEELGIGARIGPSLPTSTHQYPTFTITLHPFVCTIEEGEIVLHEHAALLWLQPSELHSLDWAEADVSVVAAYVSTSGRTF, from the coding sequence ATGGACAACAATCTCTGCTCAACGAAAAAACACATTCACGTTACATGCGCCATCATCGAGCGTGATGGGCTCGTGCTCGCGACCAAGCGCAGCGCCGCGATGAGCATGCCGAACAAATGGGAATTTCCCGGCGGCAAGATTGATCCCGGCGAAACAGCCGAAGAATGCTTGCGCCGTGAACTCTATGAAGAACTCGGCATTGGGGCACGCATTGGGCCTAGCCTTCCTACCAGCACTCATCAGTATCCGACATTCACAATCACTCTACACCCTTTCGTCTGCACCATTGAAGAAGGCGAAATTGTTCTCCATGAACACGCTGCCTTGCTCTGGCTCCAGCCAAGCGAATTACATTCTTTGGATTGGGCCGAGGCCGATGTTTCGGTGGTCGCGGCGTACGTATCCACAAGCGGCAGGACCTTCTGA
- a CDS encoding nuclease-related domain-containing protein yields the protein MAQVFGSAGKSAFAMGDTRYKDLISRIALPMLSFLLLIPVGYYLFKRGHFVWGVLVAAIYVLCIKSLEEVGLKLKKRISDADTGAKSEQAVAEALQELPDDYYVFHDLEFPGFNIDHVVLGPNGIFLVETKSQKGNITQENEVLLRNGRKFFKDFLKQCWRQTYSLRDHLGKDRLGGIAIKPILCFARGFVEVRGPVRGVAVLNVGYLRPYILSQRGSLPSQKREQIVPLLAAALSIQPAEADPIVRQSQTGGIVCPKCFHERTKNDDLYFSAGECPKCGVIYGHAQTNTRHDTPSAQTSGPKDLATTLQALLSGLNSQQIKLEVPQFQWPTLALKFAGCALAALLLIGAYKTIRATMTSIFTPTQANQLPSGSSRPQPAIQAQSAPTRQGPSADFPLTHAVAAKDIQNAIPFVFQEDQGQHVILILLNPQSKKLILRACVRSREKLTSMLPQGEMAFFMVTGSSWGGFDELFGENTDTRKARTVLSASPKQGTVPKFITSTSLLFQHGAPSSLSETKVLVDFAFKRSNN from the coding sequence ATGGCTCAAGTCTTCGGTTCAGCAGGCAAAAGCGCTTTTGCCATGGGGGACACACGATACAAGGATTTGATCTCTCGCATCGCCCTGCCCATGCTTTCGTTTCTGTTGCTGATACCTGTTGGATATTATCTGTTCAAACGTGGACATTTTGTATGGGGCGTCCTCGTCGCCGCCATCTATGTCCTCTGCATAAAGTCGCTTGAAGAAGTCGGACTCAAGCTCAAAAAGCGCATTTCCGATGCCGACACCGGCGCAAAATCCGAACAAGCTGTCGCCGAAGCCCTGCAGGAGCTCCCTGACGATTACTACGTCTTCCATGACCTCGAATTCCCCGGCTTCAACATCGACCATGTTGTCCTTGGCCCCAACGGCATCTTTTTGGTGGAGACCAAAAGCCAAAAGGGGAACATCACTCAGGAAAACGAAGTTCTCCTCAGAAACGGCCGAAAATTCTTCAAAGATTTTTTGAAACAATGCTGGAGACAAACATACTCACTTCGGGACCACCTGGGCAAAGATAGGCTTGGAGGGATCGCGATCAAGCCGATCCTTTGCTTCGCACGAGGATTTGTTGAAGTTCGAGGTCCGGTGCGGGGCGTGGCCGTGCTCAATGTCGGCTACCTACGGCCGTATATTCTTTCGCAGCGAGGGAGTCTTCCGTCCCAGAAGAGAGAGCAAATCGTCCCTCTGCTGGCAGCAGCGTTGTCCATCCAGCCCGCAGAAGCCGATCCTATAGTTCGACAATCCCAAACTGGCGGCATTGTCTGTCCGAAGTGCTTTCATGAACGCACAAAAAACGACGATCTGTATTTTAGCGCAGGCGAATGCCCAAAATGCGGCGTCATCTACGGTCATGCGCAAACGAATACGCGCCACGACACCCCTTCTGCCCAAACATCAGGGCCAAAGGACTTAGCCACGACATTACAGGCCCTTCTTTCCGGCCTGAATTCGCAGCAAATAAAACTGGAAGTCCCACAATTCCAATGGCCTACCCTAGCGCTCAAATTCGCAGGATGTGCCCTTGCCGCCCTCCTCCTGATCGGCGCGTACAAAACCATCCGGGCCACCATGACCAGTATTTTCACGCCCACGCAAGCCAATCAGCTCCCCAGTGGATCCTCTCGACCACAACCGGCAATTCAAGCCCAGTCCGCCCCAACACGCCAAGGTCCATCAGCGGATTTTCCGCTGACTCACGCGGTTGCAGCCAAAGATATACAAAATGCTATTCCCTTTGTTTTTCAAGAAGATCAGGGGCAACATGTCATTCTGATACTGCTCAACCCGCAATCAAAAAAGCTCATCCTGCGTGCTTGCGTACGATCTCGAGAGAAACTTACAAGCATGCTCCCTCAAGGAGAAATGGCATTCTTTATGGTAACAGGATCTTCGTGGGGTGGTTTCGATGAACTGTTCGGAGAAAATACTGATACGCGTAAGGCCAGGACAGTATTGAGCGCTTCGCCAAAACAAGGCACCGTCCCAAAATTTATAACGTCGACAAGTCTCCTTTTTCAACATGGGGCCCCAAGTTCCTTGTCTGAAACAAAGGTTTTGGTGGATTTCGCTTTCAAACGTTCCAACAATTAA
- a CDS encoding HNH endonuclease translates to MLEPPFTFPSIRQDTNRSTWPAETLGRAPYKPFLLLAVLDLMEAGGVTENRIVPDQDLADAFLLYWNAILPDRLRPSIHLPFFYLQTDGFWTLHPVPGKALPATEPSSWKNVRERYAFASLDERIFEQLKNPINRATARLGLIRRCFVPMLEKPLLDLANTQVSAFNYADRLLQETPAPYEKPVEKPVRDQAFRRVIVKVYDHRCALCGIRIISPDSHTAVDAAHIKDWAVSHDDTPANGLALCKLCHWTFDSGLVGFDDDYRVIVARSIARDGNLPGHIQQFAHRPMILPERECHYPATENLAWHRHRYKLG, encoded by the coding sequence ATGCTTGAGCCACCATTCACCTTTCCGTCCATCCGGCAGGATACCAACAGAAGCACCTGGCCGGCCGAGACTCTCGGCCGGGCGCCGTACAAGCCGTTCCTGCTGCTGGCCGTGCTGGACCTCATGGAGGCAGGCGGGGTGACGGAAAACCGGATTGTGCCCGACCAGGACCTGGCCGACGCGTTCCTGCTCTACTGGAACGCCATCCTGCCCGACCGCCTGCGCCCGAGCATCCACCTGCCCTTCTTCTATCTGCAGACGGACGGGTTCTGGACGCTCCACCCGGTCCCCGGCAAGGCACTGCCCGCCACTGAGCCGTCCTCCTGGAAGAATGTGCGGGAGCGGTACGCTTTCGCATCGTTGGATGAGAGAATTTTCGAGCAACTGAAGAACCCCATCAACCGCGCAACGGCTCGGCTGGGACTGATTCGCCGCTGCTTCGTCCCCATGTTGGAAAAGCCCCTGCTTGATCTGGCCAATACCCAAGTTTCGGCCTTCAACTACGCCGACAGACTCCTCCAGGAAACGCCGGCGCCCTACGAAAAACCCGTGGAAAAACCCGTCCGCGACCAGGCATTCCGCAGGGTCATCGTCAAGGTTTACGACCACCGCTGCGCCCTGTGCGGCATCCGCATTATCTCCCCGGACAGCCACACGGCGGTCGACGCCGCCCACATCAAGGACTGGGCCGTGTCCCACGACGACACCCCCGCCAATGGCCTGGCCCTGTGCAAGCTCTGCCACTGGACCTTCGACAGCGGCTTGGTGGGCTTTGACGACGACTACCGCGTCATAGTCGCCCGTTCGATAGCGCGGGACGGCAACCTGCCGGGGCATATCCAGCAATTTGCGCACAGGCCGATGATCCTGCCTGAAAGGGAGTGCCATTACCCGGCGACGGAGAATCTGGCGTGGCATCGGCATCGATACAAACTTGGTTGA
- a CDS encoding DNA recombination protein RmuC: MNELLMYGPVALSAAAILLLLVVLYRMSRSALLMGARLEAFEKSMEMTARLIKDEIGQGRIESGRMLGDQRREVAESFRELAGGVLQRMADAHCAQGRRFDALAAQFSDFTRSNQDQLALLDKQAAENSTALRGEVVSTLKDIAEAVTMNMKSVGEAQMIRMDAFGTQFAAAAKGTSDKLDAVTLESAAHAKSLREEVVATLTKISESMNTTLKDLSAAEKVQLDAFSGQLSELTKTTSGSLDAMRVQASGSAKELREEIVRALTAVSETTARTMGELGKTQKSQLDAMAAAMNQLSETNAAKLETVRSTVETKLKMLQDDNAKQLENMRQTVDEKLQGTLEKRLGESFRQVSERLEQVHKGLGEMQTLATGVGDLKKVLTNVKTRGTWGEVQLGALLEQVLSAEQFVRNASTRDGAERVEFAVKLPGQDGEAPVLLPIDAKFPVEDYQRLLDAQERADAEGIETAGRQLEIRVKACAKDIRDKYVNPPVSTDFGILFLPIEGLFAEVIRRPGLAEGIQRDCRIVIAGPTTLWSILNSLQMGFRTLAIQKRSSEVWTLLGAVKTEWTKYGEVLDAVQKRIHQASETIEKAKIRTRAIGRKLRSVQELPAEASSTLLSLPMDDDEGELVVEIQ; this comes from the coding sequence GTGAACGAACTGCTCATGTACGGCCCCGTCGCCCTGTCCGCGGCAGCCATTCTTCTTCTCCTCGTCGTTCTGTACCGCATGTCGCGCAGCGCCCTGCTCATGGGCGCACGGCTCGAGGCCTTCGAAAAGTCCATGGAAATGACGGCCCGCCTCATCAAGGACGAAATCGGCCAGGGACGGATCGAGTCCGGTCGCATGCTGGGCGATCAGCGCCGGGAGGTCGCCGAGAGTTTCAGGGAACTGGCGGGGGGCGTGCTGCAGCGCATGGCCGATGCGCATTGCGCCCAGGGGCGTCGGTTCGACGCATTGGCCGCACAGTTTTCCGACTTCACCAGATCCAACCAGGACCAGCTTGCCCTCCTCGATAAACAGGCAGCCGAGAACTCCACGGCCTTGCGCGGCGAAGTGGTCTCGACGCTGAAGGACATCGCCGAAGCCGTGACCATGAACATGAAGAGCGTCGGCGAGGCGCAGATGATCCGGATGGACGCCTTCGGCACGCAGTTCGCGGCGGCCGCCAAAGGAACCTCCGACAAGCTCGACGCCGTCACACTCGAATCCGCTGCCCACGCCAAGAGCCTGCGGGAGGAAGTCGTGGCTACGCTGACGAAGATCTCCGAGTCCATGAACACGACCCTCAAGGACCTCTCGGCGGCCGAGAAGGTCCAGCTCGACGCCTTCTCGGGGCAGCTGTCCGAACTGACAAAAACCACCTCCGGGAGCCTCGACGCCATGCGCGTCCAGGCCTCGGGCAGCGCCAAGGAGCTGCGGGAGGAGATCGTCAGGGCCCTGACCGCCGTCTCCGAAACCACGGCCAGGACCATGGGCGAACTCGGCAAGACGCAGAAATCCCAGCTCGACGCCATGGCCGCGGCCATGAACCAGCTCTCGGAGACCAATGCCGCCAAACTGGAGACCGTCCGCTCCACCGTCGAGACCAAACTGAAGATGCTGCAGGACGACAACGCCAAACAGCTCGAAAACATGCGCCAGACCGTCGACGAAAAGCTCCAGGGCACCCTGGAGAAGCGGCTCGGCGAGTCCTTCCGGCAGGTCAGCGAGCGCCTCGAACAGGTCCACAAGGGCCTGGGCGAGATGCAGACCCTGGCCACGGGCGTGGGTGACCTGAAGAAGGTCCTGACCAACGTCAAGACGCGCGGCACGTGGGGCGAGGTGCAGCTCGGGGCCTTGCTGGAGCAGGTCCTGAGCGCCGAGCAGTTCGTGCGCAACGCCTCCACCCGCGACGGCGCCGAGCGCGTCGAATTCGCCGTCAAGCTGCCCGGCCAGGACGGCGAGGCCCCAGTGCTGCTGCCCATCGACGCCAAGTTCCCGGTGGAGGACTACCAGCGCCTCCTCGACGCCCAGGAGCGCGCCGACGCCGAAGGCATCGAGACGGCCGGCAGGCAGCTCGAAATCAGGGTCAAGGCCTGCGCCAAAGACATCCGCGACAAGTACGTCAACCCGCCCGTCAGCACGGACTTCGGCATCCTCTTCCTGCCCATCGAGGGCCTCTTCGCCGAGGTCATCCGCCGCCCCGGCCTGGCCGAGGGCATCCAGCGCGACTGCCGCATCGTCATCGCCGGCCCCACCACCCTGTGGTCAATCCTGAACAGCCTGCAGATGGGCTTTCGCACCCTGGCCATCCAGAAGCGCTCCAGCGAGGTCTGGACCCTGCTCGGCGCGGTCAAGACGGAATGGACCAAGTACGGCGAGGTTCTGGACGCGGTGCAGAAACGCATTCATCAGGCATCGGAGACCATCGAAAAGGCCAAGATCCGAACCCGCGCCATCGGCCGCAAGCTCCGAAGCGTCCAGGAACTGCCAGCCGAGGCATCCTCGACGCTGCTTTCGCTGCCCATGGATGACGATGAAGGCGAACTCGTTGTTGAAATACAATAG
- a CDS encoding SLC13 family permease — protein sequence MSHDQIAITVVMMAVIGMFMWGRWRHDMVAVGALLACVVLGLVAPGQAFAGFSHPAVVTVACVLVLSRGLQLSGAVDVLSRAVLPDSARPTASIAALAALAAVLSAFMNNVGALALLMPVAIQVASRLDLPPGKLLMPLAFGSILGGTMTLIGTPPNLIVSGFRGSRPDMGAFGMFDFSMVGLPLTAVGVVFIALVGWRLVPARKQAGTAGFETSSYITELRVPEKSAIEGKQVREVTRVLADLDAQMLDLVRNDVYVRSPRPGKVLRAGDILVLEANVGVLAEVLSRLDLKLEEDKPPAGSDGADKGDGARQEERVGAGMAKSSGRTGPEGDQEEGGETPPESMHDTEAGLVEMAVLPESRIVGSSASDLLLRSRYGINLLAVARQDSFTIARLRSLRFKPGDVLLLQGRRDVLNEFAYSSGCVPLAQRDLNRSFEKLS from the coding sequence ATGAGCCACGATCAGATCGCGATCACGGTCGTCATGATGGCAGTCATCGGCATGTTCATGTGGGGCAGGTGGCGGCACGACATGGTGGCGGTCGGGGCGTTGCTGGCCTGTGTCGTGCTCGGACTGGTCGCTCCTGGACAGGCTTTTGCCGGTTTCAGCCATCCCGCGGTGGTCACCGTGGCGTGCGTGCTGGTGCTCAGTCGCGGCCTGCAGCTTTCGGGAGCCGTCGACGTGCTGAGCAGGGCCGTGCTGCCGGATTCCGCCAGACCGACGGCGAGCATAGCGGCGCTGGCTGCCCTTGCCGCTGTCTTGTCGGCTTTCATGAACAATGTCGGTGCATTGGCCCTGCTGATGCCTGTCGCCATTCAGGTTGCGAGCCGTTTGGATCTCCCTCCGGGGAAGCTGCTGATGCCCCTGGCCTTCGGGTCGATCCTCGGTGGCACCATGACCCTGATCGGAACCCCGCCCAATCTGATCGTCTCGGGTTTCCGGGGCTCCCGGCCGGACATGGGCGCCTTCGGCATGTTCGATTTTTCCATGGTCGGCTTGCCGCTGACCGCCGTCGGCGTCGTCTTCATCGCCCTTGTCGGCTGGCGCCTGGTTCCGGCACGGAAGCAGGCCGGAACCGCCGGTTTCGAGACGAGTTCCTACATCACCGAGCTTCGCGTTCCGGAAAAGAGCGCCATCGAAGGCAAACAGGTCCGGGAAGTGACGCGGGTGCTGGCGGATCTCGATGCGCAGATGCTGGATCTCGTGCGCAACGACGTCTACGTGCGCTCACCCCGGCCCGGTAAAGTCCTGAGGGCTGGAGACATCCTCGTGCTTGAAGCGAACGTCGGCGTTCTGGCGGAGGTGCTGTCCCGGCTGGATCTCAAGCTGGAAGAAGACAAGCCGCCGGCTGGCAGCGACGGCGCCGACAAAGGCGATGGCGCCCGTCAGGAAGAGCGCGTCGGCGCCGGCATGGCAAAATCCTCAGGCCGCACCGGGCCCGAAGGCGACCAGGAAGAGGGAGGCGAGACGCCGCCAGAATCCATGCACGACACGGAGGCCGGGTTGGTTGAAATGGCAGTGTTGCCGGAATCGCGGATTGTCGGGAGTTCCGCAAGCGACCTGTTGCTGCGCAGCCGGTACGGCATCAATCTGCTTGCGGTCGCACGGCAGGACTCTTTCACGATTGCCAGGCTTCGTTCC